One Neodiprion pinetum isolate iyNeoPine1 chromosome 1, iyNeoPine1.2, whole genome shotgun sequence genomic window carries:
- the LOC124216734 gene encoding uncharacterized protein isoform X3 — protein sequence MVYLESDEGVWHHHYWVISLGAMLSFVGFLVSCVCGCRRDENKTSSANRSLPDIPKDGTTVEAGRLETVPQDVIYEANEVMCDPSVLYATVEEKNSRRSDVRRGARELEETSLQSAQIEQDSMSPYTRLKNPGSKNDEHPYAQVQSVQKTEATQLNRNNVGHLVDTSLPSSSSSSSSCNHTSANPIAPPRARKSSSHNSLISSDPLPDIQAATAITGGVHANQDLPYMTPPILMPLPEPPQLNHHEERQQHFSGDSHDSKGYTSISVREPLANILAQTKAAQQERQQQRGLTDPHYATVSDDSDEMYAAIDEQEKVYTSGSETYAQIQPMVLDSVRVQQNEQIHSMQPLHVDDLYASAPQPPSVDSLRHVAHAHSRQASSSSATSSVANLGSPKPEKRQANSPLPPPPETMSDVYASVEKRGSKEDRLRASISSGKSLEDMYAKVMKKKRDIDDEQLDIPTMSSNNHHGENPVLNRKHSLIEVSRTSWSSHDSIEFQRKDLELSNFAVGNSSANFPTESEGNLLKLALKQNEADASKSGSDPGYEAVNVNRKSSIVRTVSDIDPNYEVLRPQFSRVSKNLNSVTQNNGIDVALMYSSPYKHRQISNASSEDPGYEKVRMRRRIDLDQDTDSEPNYESMPHDPGEPNYASVCRPGDSDTDPNYESVSQSDPNYESVKYLTVSQNEDPPYEQVNNYKSNINLDDYEMVRNKNEGDPNYEKIKMSHSTNLAHDGETDDEQYIHV from the exons GACGAGCAGTGCAAACAGAAGTTTGCCAGATATTCCAAAAGATGGAACGACGGTCGAAGCTGGTCGACTTGAAACAGTACCTCAAGATGTTATCTATGAGGCTAACGAGGTTATGTGCGATCCATCCGTCCTTTATGCAACTGTTGAGGAAAAAAACTCTCGGCGAT CAGATGTCAGGAGAGGAGCAAGAGAACTCGAAGAAACTTCTCTGCAAAGTGCACAGATTGAACAAGATTCAATGTCTCCGTATACGAGACTGAAGAATCCTGGATCTAAGAATg ACGAACACCCTTATGCCCAGGTGCAAAGCGTTCAAAAGACTGAAGCTACGCAACTAAACAG GAATAACGTTGGCCATTTAGTAGATACTAGTCTTCCatcgtcttcgtcgtcgtcgtcatcatgTAATCATACGAGTGCCAATCCTATCGCCCCGCCAAGAGCTCGAAAATCGTCTTCTCATAATTCGTTAATAAGCTCTGATCCTCTTCCGGATATTCAAGCTGCAACTGCTATCACTGGTGGAGTTCATGCCAATCAAGATTTACCTTACATGACGCCACCTATTCTCATGCCTCTCCCTGAACCACCACAGCTAAATCATCACGAGGAGAGGCAACAGCACTTCAGTGGAGATTCTCACGATTCCA aggGTTACACAAGCATAAGTGTAAGGGAACCCTTAGCAAACATACTCGCGCAAACAAAAGCTGCACAGCAAGAACGTCAACAACAACGTGGATTAACTGACCCTCATTATGCTACAGTTTCGGATGATTCAG ATGAAATGTATGCAGCAATTGATGAACAAGAGAAGGTATACACAAGTGGAAGTGAAACCTATGCTCAAATACAGCCGATGGTACTTGATTCAGTTAGGGTGCAGCAAAATGAGCAAATACATTCAATGCAGCCATTGCATGTGGATGATTTGTACGCGTCAGCGCCTCAACCTCCAAGTGTTGATAGTCTCAGACATGTGGCACATGCTCATTCTAGACAAG CATCATCATCAAGTGCAACCAGTTCAGTTGCTAACCTTGGCTCTCCAAAACCTGAAAAACGTCAAGCAAATTCTCCACTGCCACCACCACCAGAGACGATGTCAGACGTTTATGCATCTGTTGAGAAACGAGGCTCTAAAGAAGATCGCTTAAGAGCCAGTATTTCCTCAGGGAAATCCTTAGAAGATATGTATGCTAAAGTAATGAAGAAGAAGCGAGACATTGATGATGAGCAATTGGATATACCAACAATGAGTAGCAACAACCACCACGGGGAAAACCCAGTTTTAAATAGAAAACATAGCCTTATTGAAGTCAGTCGAACGTCGTGGTCAAGCCATGATTCTATAGAATTTCAAAGAAAGGACTTGGAATTATCCAATTTTGCCGTGGGTAATAGCAGTGCAAATTTTCCGACTGAGAGTGAAGGAAATTTGCTAAAACTTGCATTAAAACAGAACGAAGCTGACGCAAGTAAGTCTGGTTCAGATCCAGGTTACGAGGCAGTTAATGTTAACCGAAAAAGTAGCATAGTTCGAACTGTCTCAGACATCGATCCAAATTATGAAGTGTTGCGGCCACAATTTTCCAGGGTCAGTAAAAATCTAAATTCCGTAACGCAGAACAATGGAATTGATGTAGCCCTTATGTATTCTTCGCCATATAAACACAGGCAAATCAGTAATGCAAGCAGCGAGGATCCTGGCTATGAAAAAGTTCGGATGCGGCGCAGAATTGATTTGGATCAAGATACAGATTCAGAACCGAATTATGAAAGCATGCCCCATGACCCTGGGGAGCCAAATTATGCCTCTGTCTGTCGGCCAGGTGACAGCGATACAGACCCCAATTACGAATCTGTTAGTCAAAGTGACCCAAATTACGAAAGTGTCAAGTATTTGACTGTCAGCCAAAATGAAGATCCACCTTACGAGCAAGTGAACAATTATAAAAGCAATATCAACCTTGACGATTACGAAATGGtgcggaataaaaatgaaggtGACCCTaactatgaaaaaataaaaatgagccATTCAACGAATCTTGCACATGATGGTGAAACCGATGATGAGCAATATATTCATGTCTGA
- the LOC124216734 gene encoding uncharacterized protein isoform X2: MLSFVGFLVSCVCGCRRDENKSELGGLAGMVTITHSDNEGFNRLPTTDIAHPISQDTTDAGKRTSSANRSLPDIPKDGTTVEAGRLETVPQDVIYEANEVMCDPSVLYATVEEKNSRRSDVRRGARELEETSLQSAQIEQDSMSPYTRLKNPGSKNDEHPYAQVQSVQKTEATQLNRNNVGHLVDTSLPSSSSSSSSCNHTSANPIAPPRARKSSSHNSLISSDPLPDIQAATAITGGVHANQDLPYMTPPILMPLPEPPQLNHHEERQQHFSGDSHDSKGYTSISVREPLANILAQTKAAQQERQQQRGLTDPHYATVSDDSDEMYAAIDEQEKVYTSGSETYAQIQPMVLDSVRVQQNEQIHSMQPLHVDDLYASAPQPPSVDSLRHVAHAHSRQASSSSATSSVANLGSPKPEKRQANSPLPPPPETMSDVYASVEKRGSKEDRLRASISSGKSLEDMYAKVMKKKRDIDDEQLDIPTMSSNNHHGENPVLNRKHSLIEVSRTSWSSHDSIEFQRKDLELSNFAVGNSSANFPTESEGNLLKLALKQNEADASKSGSDPGYEAVNVNRKSSIVRTVSDIDPNYEVLRPQFSRVSKNLNSVTQNNGIDVALMYSSPYKHRQISNASSEDPGYEKVRMRRRIDLDQDTDSEPNYESMPHDPGEPNYASVCRPGDSDTDPNYESVSQSDPNYESVKYLTVSQNEDPPYEQVNNYKSNINLDDYEMVRNKNEGDPNYEKIKMSHSTNLAHDGETDDEQYIHV; encoded by the exons GACGAGCAGTGCAAACAGAAGTTTGCCAGATATTCCAAAAGATGGAACGACGGTCGAAGCTGGTCGACTTGAAACAGTACCTCAAGATGTTATCTATGAGGCTAACGAGGTTATGTGCGATCCATCCGTCCTTTATGCAACTGTTGAGGAAAAAAACTCTCGGCGAT CAGATGTCAGGAGAGGAGCAAGAGAACTCGAAGAAACTTCTCTGCAAAGTGCACAGATTGAACAAGATTCAATGTCTCCGTATACGAGACTGAAGAATCCTGGATCTAAGAATg ACGAACACCCTTATGCCCAGGTGCAAAGCGTTCAAAAGACTGAAGCTACGCAACTAAACAG GAATAACGTTGGCCATTTAGTAGATACTAGTCTTCCatcgtcttcgtcgtcgtcgtcatcatgTAATCATACGAGTGCCAATCCTATCGCCCCGCCAAGAGCTCGAAAATCGTCTTCTCATAATTCGTTAATAAGCTCTGATCCTCTTCCGGATATTCAAGCTGCAACTGCTATCACTGGTGGAGTTCATGCCAATCAAGATTTACCTTACATGACGCCACCTATTCTCATGCCTCTCCCTGAACCACCACAGCTAAATCATCACGAGGAGAGGCAACAGCACTTCAGTGGAGATTCTCACGATTCCA aggGTTACACAAGCATAAGTGTAAGGGAACCCTTAGCAAACATACTCGCGCAAACAAAAGCTGCACAGCAAGAACGTCAACAACAACGTGGATTAACTGACCCTCATTATGCTACAGTTTCGGATGATTCAG ATGAAATGTATGCAGCAATTGATGAACAAGAGAAGGTATACACAAGTGGAAGTGAAACCTATGCTCAAATACAGCCGATGGTACTTGATTCAGTTAGGGTGCAGCAAAATGAGCAAATACATTCAATGCAGCCATTGCATGTGGATGATTTGTACGCGTCAGCGCCTCAACCTCCAAGTGTTGATAGTCTCAGACATGTGGCACATGCTCATTCTAGACAAG CATCATCATCAAGTGCAACCAGTTCAGTTGCTAACCTTGGCTCTCCAAAACCTGAAAAACGTCAAGCAAATTCTCCACTGCCACCACCACCAGAGACGATGTCAGACGTTTATGCATCTGTTGAGAAACGAGGCTCTAAAGAAGATCGCTTAAGAGCCAGTATTTCCTCAGGGAAATCCTTAGAAGATATGTATGCTAAAGTAATGAAGAAGAAGCGAGACATTGATGATGAGCAATTGGATATACCAACAATGAGTAGCAACAACCACCACGGGGAAAACCCAGTTTTAAATAGAAAACATAGCCTTATTGAAGTCAGTCGAACGTCGTGGTCAAGCCATGATTCTATAGAATTTCAAAGAAAGGACTTGGAATTATCCAATTTTGCCGTGGGTAATAGCAGTGCAAATTTTCCGACTGAGAGTGAAGGAAATTTGCTAAAACTTGCATTAAAACAGAACGAAGCTGACGCAAGTAAGTCTGGTTCAGATCCAGGTTACGAGGCAGTTAATGTTAACCGAAAAAGTAGCATAGTTCGAACTGTCTCAGACATCGATCCAAATTATGAAGTGTTGCGGCCACAATTTTCCAGGGTCAGTAAAAATCTAAATTCCGTAACGCAGAACAATGGAATTGATGTAGCCCTTATGTATTCTTCGCCATATAAACACAGGCAAATCAGTAATGCAAGCAGCGAGGATCCTGGCTATGAAAAAGTTCGGATGCGGCGCAGAATTGATTTGGATCAAGATACAGATTCAGAACCGAATTATGAAAGCATGCCCCATGACCCTGGGGAGCCAAATTATGCCTCTGTCTGTCGGCCAGGTGACAGCGATACAGACCCCAATTACGAATCTGTTAGTCAAAGTGACCCAAATTACGAAAGTGTCAAGTATTTGACTGTCAGCCAAAATGAAGATCCACCTTACGAGCAAGTGAACAATTATAAAAGCAATATCAACCTTGACGATTACGAAATGGtgcggaataaaaatgaaggtGACCCTaactatgaaaaaataaaaatgagccATTCAACGAATCTTGCACATGATGGTGAAACCGATGATGAGCAATATATTCATGTCTGA